In one window of Vibrio pelagius DNA:
- the pstA gene encoding phosphate ABC transporter permease PstA: MDRVKLKQSRQNKDNILNAFIWAAAAVTVGFLFWIIWYILSNGLQHVDWNFITDNYTRTGTEHGIFPMIVATIYMVIASIAVAAPLGIMTAIYLTEYAKVGSRLVKVIRFCTESLAGIPSIIFGLFGMTFFVSILGLGFSILSGALTLSILILPVIIRTTEEALMAVPQTYREGSYGLGASKIYTIWRLILPSAMPGILTSVILSIGRVIGESAPVFLTAGMVARIPESLMDSGRTLTVHLYKLTTELFTIDEWNQAYGTATVLIVLVLLINMVTKLIARRFNTATY, from the coding sequence ATGGATCGTGTAAAATTAAAACAGTCTCGCCAGAATAAAGACAACATTTTAAATGCCTTTATCTGGGCAGCAGCGGCTGTCACAGTCGGTTTCCTATTTTGGATCATCTGGTACATCCTTTCTAACGGCTTACAGCACGTAGATTGGAACTTCATTACGGACAACTACACACGTACAGGTACTGAACACGGTATCTTCCCAATGATCGTTGCTACCATCTACATGGTTATCGCTTCGATTGCGGTGGCAGCACCACTCGGTATCATGACGGCAATCTACCTAACGGAATACGCGAAAGTAGGGAGTCGTTTGGTGAAAGTTATTCGCTTCTGTACTGAATCATTGGCGGGTATTCCATCGATCATCTTTGGTCTGTTTGGTATGACTTTCTTCGTATCGATTCTTGGTCTTGGCTTCTCGATTCTATCGGGCGCCCTAACACTAAGTATCCTGATTCTTCCTGTAATCATCCGTACTACAGAAGAAGCATTGATGGCGGTACCACAAACATACCGCGAAGGTTCTTATGGCCTTGGCGCTTCAAAAATCTACACTATCTGGCGCTTAATCTTGCCGAGCGCGATGCCAGGTATCTTAACTTCGGTCATTCTTAGTATTGGTCGTGTAATCGGTGAATCAGCACCTGTTTTCTTAACAGCAGGTATGGTGGCACGTATTCCAGAATCTCTAATGGATTCGGGTCGTACCCTAACGGTTCACTTATATAAGCTAACTACCGAGCTGTTCACCATTGATGAGTGGAACCAAGCTTACGGTACAGCGACAGTCCTGATTGTGCTTGTTCTTCTGATCAACATGGTCACAAAACTAATTGCAAGACGCTTTAACACAGCAACGTACTAA
- a CDS encoding BatD family protein, translating into MQRIHTPFLTLLFSLLMSVFSSHTAYAATAVASVSENQVTQDEVFLLRVSTDEKVSSDALDLTALESDFYIGRPNFGSSIRIINGSRTVSSEWTITLAPLRLGKLTIPAFDIEGAQTQPIEINVAQNRAAPTQDQMAEFKLDLNRDSLYVGEVAILDVKLIIKADPRRLQDPRIDPPSSSSLKVEPIGESKQYQDVYHGKEVTVVQQSFEISSDTAGKFELRGPKLTGAVVYSANNSNKTRLFQLDTPVQTLPVEVLSIPGDAQGDWLPTTDLSVDQVWSINDTRLTRSPEQLDLEAGDALTRTITVSAKGIKAHQLPSVNVQYPNSVRVYEEKPQFGKTDSGDNLVVYKQVLIPKSAGTIELPGFEQAWFNTETKQKATSQIKGLTLSVTGNNDAPVQAPTSADKPNKVEVVTTYQPGIWPYLTALFALLWLFTSVFALSLWRKKGSTNTVTPKVVGKDETQAELIDAVQRKDALMASAKLSQWQQENPDLSQQHLDTVKKEIDKLNQHLFGPQADGGAGWSPNTAINAINAANRNRTAKTSDQLAAL; encoded by the coding sequence ATGCAACGTATTCATACACCATTTTTGACACTGCTGTTCTCACTTCTCATGAGTGTTTTCAGTAGCCATACAGCCTACGCAGCGACAGCCGTTGCCAGTGTTAGTGAGAATCAAGTTACTCAAGACGAAGTATTTCTATTAAGAGTTTCAACCGATGAAAAAGTGAGCTCAGACGCTTTGGACCTGACTGCGCTTGAAAGTGACTTTTACATTGGCAGGCCAAACTTTGGTTCTTCGATTCGCATCATCAATGGCAGCCGCACCGTTTCAAGCGAATGGACCATCACCCTTGCACCACTGCGTCTGGGTAAGTTAACCATTCCAGCCTTTGATATCGAAGGAGCACAAACTCAACCGATTGAAATCAATGTCGCTCAGAACAGAGCCGCACCCACACAAGATCAGATGGCTGAGTTCAAACTCGACCTGAATAGAGATTCCCTTTATGTTGGTGAAGTGGCGATTTTGGATGTAAAACTGATCATCAAGGCTGACCCAAGACGCTTGCAAGATCCGCGCATTGATCCACCGAGCTCTTCGAGCCTAAAGGTTGAACCTATTGGTGAATCAAAACAGTACCAAGATGTATACCATGGCAAAGAGGTGACGGTCGTTCAGCAGAGCTTTGAGATATCGTCAGATACTGCGGGTAAGTTTGAGTTGCGCGGGCCAAAGTTGACAGGTGCGGTGGTCTACTCTGCTAACAACTCAAACAAGACGCGTCTGTTTCAGCTCGATACGCCCGTTCAAACGCTACCAGTTGAGGTATTGTCCATTCCGGGCGATGCACAAGGTGATTGGTTGCCAACGACTGACTTAAGCGTCGATCAAGTATGGAGCATTAACGATACTAGGCTCACTCGCTCCCCAGAACAATTAGATCTAGAAGCCGGTGATGCCTTAACACGCACCATTACTGTGAGTGCTAAGGGCATTAAAGCTCACCAGTTGCCAAGTGTTAATGTTCAGTACCCAAATAGCGTACGCGTTTATGAGGAGAAGCCACAGTTTGGCAAGACAGACTCCGGAGACAATCTTGTTGTCTATAAACAGGTATTGATTCCAAAATCAGCAGGTACTATCGAACTTCCGGGGTTTGAACAAGCTTGGTTTAACACTGAAACCAAACAGAAAGCCACTAGCCAAATTAAAGGGCTAACCTTAAGCGTCACTGGTAACAACGATGCACCAGTGCAGGCTCCAACTTCAGCAGACAAGCCAAATAAGGTTGAAGTAGTAACAACTTACCAACCAGGTATTTGGCCTTACCTAACGGCGCTTTTTGCCTTATTGTGGCTATTCACTTCTGTATTTGCCTTAAGCCTATGGCGTAAAAAAGGTTCAACGAACACCGTGACACCGAAAGTCGTAGGCAAAGATGAGACCCAAGCTGAGCTTATCGACGCAGTTCAGAGAAAAGATGCACTAATGGCAAGCGCCAAACTCAGTCAGTGGCAACAAGAGAACCCAGATCTTTCGCAACAGCACCTTGATACAGTGAAGAAAGAGATCGACAAACTCAACCAACACCTATTTGGTCCGCAAGCGGATGGTGGGGCTGGTTGGTCACCAAACACGGCCATTAACGCTATTAATGCAGCCAACCGTAATCGTACAGCAAAAACAAGTGACCAACTTGCGGCTTTATAG
- a CDS encoding ISL3 family transposase, producing MPNHTFLSSFWEGFQIVKSHQTATLITLTLKPNSEAKCLCGLEDEAIHEYQWRHVKDAMLLGVPVELSVQTRRIKCRDCGIKTESLSWLEPYARITKRLKSYIEQLLPLLPIKHISQLTSVHWHTIKEIDKRRLRQVVPSIKWEDLRQLVMDEFAIFKGHRYATVIADAKTHQVIWIGLGRSRKDIRPFFEQLGEHGINIEAVAMDMNTAFDLEVQAHCPNAKIVYDLFHVVAKFGREVMDRVRVDQANKLKQDKKARQWVKRSRWVLLKNRGNLNTRQESYLTEILNINKDLMTTYILGAQLKELWYCESEGRAKELWDAWWEQVQESGIKPLKEFARKLRPYLHGVIASASYPLNTCTLEGINNKIKLIKRMGYGYRDTDYFFLKIKAAFPGKPR from the coding sequence ATGCCGAATCATACTTTCCTATCTTCATTCTGGGAAGGCTTTCAAATAGTAAAGTCTCACCAGACAGCAACACTTATTACCCTTACTCTTAAACCTAACTCTGAAGCTAAATGCCTCTGTGGTCTTGAAGACGAAGCTATCCATGAGTATCAATGGCGTCATGTAAAGGATGCCATGTTACTCGGTGTTCCAGTTGAACTTTCCGTTCAAACTCGAAGGATTAAGTGTCGCGACTGCGGCATAAAAACAGAGTCTCTATCTTGGTTAGAGCCTTATGCTCGCATAACGAAGCGCCTAAAAAGCTATATAGAACAACTATTACCTCTTCTCCCTATTAAGCATATCTCCCAGTTAACGAGCGTTCATTGGCACACAATTAAAGAGATAGATAAACGCCGGCTTAGACAAGTTGTACCGTCAATAAAATGGGAAGACCTAAGGCAACTCGTCATGGACGAGTTCGCCATCTTTAAAGGACATCGATATGCCACGGTCATCGCTGATGCTAAGACTCACCAAGTCATTTGGATAGGATTAGGTCGTAGCCGCAAAGACATACGACCGTTCTTCGAGCAATTAGGCGAGCATGGGATAAATATCGAAGCCGTCGCGATGGACATGAATACGGCTTTCGATCTTGAAGTTCAAGCACACTGTCCGAACGCAAAAATCGTTTACGACTTATTCCATGTTGTCGCTAAGTTCGGTCGCGAGGTGATGGATAGAGTTAGAGTCGACCAAGCCAACAAACTTAAGCAAGACAAAAAAGCGAGGCAATGGGTGAAGCGTTCACGCTGGGTACTGCTGAAAAATAGAGGCAACTTAAATACACGCCAAGAAAGCTATCTTACTGAAATATTGAATATCAATAAGGACTTAATGACCACTTATATACTCGGAGCTCAACTCAAAGAGCTTTGGTATTGTGAATCAGAAGGGCGCGCTAAGGAGCTCTGGGACGCGTGGTGGGAACAAGTGCAAGAGAGTGGGATTAAGCCATTAAAAGAGTTCGCACGAAAACTCAGACCATATCTTCACGGGGTTATCGCATCGGCAAGTTATCCGTTAAATACCTGCACGCTTGAAGGGATAAACAACAAGATAAAGCTAATCAAGCGAATGGGGTATGGTTATCGAGATACTGACTACTTCTTCTTGAAGATAAAAGCGGCTTTCCCCGGAAAGCCGCGATGA
- a CDS encoding phosphate ABC transporter substrate-binding protein, protein MKKTVIGAIALLGALTVNTASAKETISAVGSSSVTPLMEVFSETYMKTNPNVFIEVQGPGSSAGVKAAKNGSADLGMSSRNLKESEKEPALKEQAVALDGIAVVVNPQNKLSGLTAEQVTAIYKGEVTNWKDVGGADKPIVAITRDTASGTRGAFEDIMSLKMKISGKKVSAISQRAQVANGNGALKTMVASNPYAIGYISLGTVDSSVNALPIDGIQASVDNVKNGSYKVARPFLVLYKEGKPSAETQKFLDWMLTDDAQALVDQKGYISVN, encoded by the coding sequence ATGAAAAAGACAGTTATCGGTGCAATAGCACTACTAGGCGCACTAACAGTTAATACAGCTTCAGCTAAAGAAACTATCTCTGCAGTGGGTTCTAGCAGCGTAACTCCACTGATGGAAGTTTTCTCTGAAACATACATGAAGACAAACCCGAACGTATTTATCGAAGTTCAAGGTCCTGGTTCATCTGCAGGTGTTAAAGCTGCGAAGAACGGTTCTGCTGACCTAGGCATGTCTTCTCGCAACCTAAAAGAGTCTGAAAAGGAGCCAGCGTTAAAAGAACAAGCAGTTGCTTTAGACGGTATCGCGGTTGTTGTAAACCCACAAAACAAGCTGTCAGGCCTAACAGCAGAGCAAGTTACTGCAATCTACAAAGGTGAAGTAACAAACTGGAAAGACGTTGGCGGTGCAGACAAGCCAATCGTTGCTATCACTCGTGACACGGCTTCTGGTACTCGTGGCGCATTCGAAGACATTATGTCTCTAAAAATGAAGATTTCTGGTAAAAAAGTTTCTGCAATCTCTCAACGTGCTCAAGTTGCTAATGGTAACGGTGCACTGAAGACAATGGTTGCTTCTAACCCATACGCAATCGGCTACATCTCTCTAGGTACGGTTGATTCATCTGTAAATGCACTTCCAATTGATGGCATCCAAGCTTCTGTAGACAATGTGAAGAACGGTTCTTACAAAGTTGCTCGTCCATTCCTTGTTCTTTACAAAGAAGGCAAGCCATCAGCTGAAACTCAAAAATTCCTAGACTGGATGCTAACTGACGACGCGCAAGCGCTAGTTGACCAAAAAGGTTACATCTCAGTTAACTAA
- a CDS encoding sensor domain-containing diguanylate cyclase: protein MPVKAFAKQISSTRDHRLLADSLFEYLSHLLDPHGIGIFVEPASISNRTPIYQCGELTSLNDYPATFWTWVSQFDTADGVLPMTINTCNWDHFDALGGESFILMLDNCPSCRTYLIIQNCAADRANQTFRDGGDVLQLAAARWQCIRAEKNAASEIKNRDTREAQYLDEIKLREQFVENMKLVHQVALDLSNPDSLDALYRASVEAVRDRLGFDRAIFMLLDMKKRCFSGTYGTDENGKTNSEHHTQYDLHQLESEYIEALSDDHTNLVIIEQAPLYTAGQVVGQGWNGMLILREGGKPVGWIAMDNYINRAPITGYQRQMLESFGSLLSQIYIRKRQEQNIRMLHSSMVELSRCDNVSAVCKSAVSFAIQHLGIDRLAVFLTDKECSYMQGTWGTDIQGNIVDESYYHSDLVERDIVAAARSRPNEVAFEESVPIYHDYKIVGVGWTAMTLLTSNTGVPIAFIAADNLLTRSSLTSQLREVIRIFASSLAEALQRTMAQEELKELNERLEEEVKKRTLELQLANEQLDVISKLDPLTRLGNRRMLAQVLENLNSTHFEPSRPNEKVVFGLILLDLDHFGLYNSVYGHTEGDSALRSVGKILSDHILHENDTFCRIGGEEFMLLMVDTCDSETKQRADSIRRCIEEAQIPHCESSTSDYLTASVGFASLSASLDCLDFDLLYDMADKALYQAKDRGRNRVVSAFENSQLEATFY, encoded by the coding sequence GTGCCAGTAAAAGCCTTTGCAAAACAAATATCTTCCACTCGCGACCACCGCCTTTTAGCTGATTCTCTGTTTGAATATTTGTCTCATCTATTAGACCCGCACGGTATTGGTATATTTGTCGAGCCGGCTTCCATCTCTAATCGCACACCGATATACCAGTGTGGTGAGCTTACCAGTCTAAATGATTACCCTGCGACTTTTTGGACGTGGGTTTCTCAGTTTGATACTGCTGATGGCGTTTTGCCAATGACGATCAATACCTGTAATTGGGATCATTTTGATGCCCTCGGTGGTGAATCTTTTATCTTGATGCTAGACAACTGTCCGAGTTGTCGAACCTATCTCATTATTCAAAATTGCGCCGCTGACAGAGCGAATCAAACCTTTCGCGATGGAGGAGATGTGCTGCAATTGGCCGCGGCGAGGTGGCAGTGCATTCGTGCAGAAAAAAATGCGGCAAGCGAAATAAAAAATAGAGACACTCGTGAAGCACAGTACCTCGATGAAATTAAGCTCAGAGAGCAGTTTGTCGAGAACATGAAGCTCGTTCATCAAGTGGCGTTAGATCTTTCTAATCCAGATTCGTTAGATGCTCTATACAGAGCTTCGGTTGAAGCCGTCAGAGATCGTCTCGGCTTTGATCGCGCCATTTTTATGTTGCTTGATATGAAGAAACGCTGCTTTAGTGGTACTTACGGTACTGATGAAAACGGTAAAACCAACAGCGAGCATCATACTCAGTATGATCTCCACCAATTGGAGAGCGAGTACATTGAAGCGCTTTCTGACGACCACACCAATTTAGTGATCATCGAACAAGCGCCGCTTTATACCGCAGGTCAAGTGGTGGGGCAGGGTTGGAATGGGATGCTGATCTTGAGAGAAGGGGGTAAGCCAGTTGGTTGGATAGCGATGGACAACTATATTAATCGCGCCCCAATAACCGGTTATCAAAGACAGATGTTGGAGTCTTTTGGCTCGCTACTTTCTCAGATCTACATTCGCAAACGTCAAGAGCAGAATATCCGCATGTTGCACTCTAGCATGGTGGAGTTATCCCGTTGTGACAACGTGAGTGCGGTGTGCAAATCGGCGGTAAGCTTTGCTATTCAACATCTTGGTATTGATCGTCTAGCCGTGTTCTTAACCGATAAAGAGTGTTCCTACATGCAGGGAACTTGGGGTACTGACATTCAAGGTAACATAGTCGATGAGTCCTACTATCACTCAGATCTGGTTGAACGTGACATTGTTGCCGCAGCAAGATCGCGTCCTAACGAAGTCGCTTTTGAAGAGTCAGTGCCTATCTATCATGACTACAAAATCGTCGGAGTCGGTTGGACGGCGATGACACTACTCACCAGTAATACTGGTGTGCCGATTGCTTTTATTGCCGCGGATAACCTGCTAACGCGCAGTTCATTAACCTCTCAGCTTCGAGAAGTGATTCGCATTTTCGCATCAAGTCTGGCGGAAGCTTTGCAAAGAACCATGGCGCAGGAAGAGCTTAAAGAACTCAACGAAAGGTTAGAGGAAGAGGTGAAAAAGCGCACCTTAGAGCTGCAACTGGCCAATGAGCAGTTGGATGTTATCTCTAAGTTGGACCCCCTGACGCGCCTAGGTAATCGTCGTATGTTGGCACAGGTATTGGAAAATCTGAATTCCACCCATTTTGAACCAAGCAGACCCAATGAGAAGGTCGTGTTTGGCTTGATCTTGCTCGATTTAGATCATTTCGGATTGTACAACAGTGTTTATGGTCATACGGAGGGGGACTCTGCACTACGTTCGGTTGGAAAAATTTTAAGCGACCATATTCTGCATGAGAATGACACCTTCTGCCGTATCGGTGGCGAAGAATTTATGTTGTTGATGGTAGATACTTGTGACAGCGAAACCAAGCAGCGTGCAGACAGTATCAGACGCTGTATCGAGGAGGCGCAAATTCCGCACTGTGAGAGTTCAACCAGCGATTACTTAACTGCCTCGGTGGGTTTTGCCTCTTTGAGTGCGAGCTTGGATTGTCTTGATTTTGACTTACTCTATGACATGGCAGATAAGGCGCTGTATCAAGCCAAAGACCGAGGACGGAATCGTGTAGTATCAGCATTTGAAAATAGCCAGCTTGAGGCGACATTTTATTAG
- a CDS encoding vWA domain-containing protein produces MSNFTFIYPAWLLALFALPVILMLVRRNRKQGLLAPHIAQYLDPAKATYSRSKLSLFSIWWVITIIALAGPSFSASERPSFEKTQARVLIMDMSMSMYATDVKPNRLTQARYKALDLLSQWREGVTGMVAYAGDAYTVSPLTTDSATIANFVPNLSPDIMPYQGADAAKAVERSIEMLQRTNVSQGDLVLIADDIDDNEKRAINDLLSGTPWRLSVLAVGSRAGSPITLSNGSMLTQDSGQTVIAKSDIGNMRSISQSNQGAFALVQADNSDIETITQFIESHSLSAEVEKTTQGVTSRVNHGFWLLPLILFPALGLFRPGVIWSVLGFALLATQPNPAFANPWLTDDQIAHQYYEQGDFEQAAKLFTDPEWKGVAQYQAGQYQEAENTLSALDTERARYNHANALAQQGKFEPAIDEYKRILKDNPNHTFAKSNLELLEQQQQQQQQQQQDDDQSQSQDQADQQGQQGQQGQQGQQGQQGQQGQQGQQGQQGENDQNKGSSSSPQDQSQQSASDSSREQSQPSANQQQSSSSSGDDQTSSSEQELSQENGSNANQTKADEEDEKQGSSASATPTAAQQQESDSEDSPQMAHAQPSEASQDPDRKKLEQVESARDPSRLLRAQMMLQAQQQGAPNNQSKKW; encoded by the coding sequence ATGTCTAACTTTACCTTTATCTATCCAGCTTGGTTGCTCGCTTTGTTTGCGCTGCCTGTGATTTTGATGCTAGTACGTCGTAACCGAAAGCAAGGCTTACTTGCACCACACATAGCACAATATCTAGACCCAGCGAAAGCAACCTACTCACGCAGCAAACTATCACTTTTCTCAATCTGGTGGGTCATCACCATCATCGCGTTGGCGGGCCCGAGCTTTAGCGCCAGCGAACGCCCAAGCTTTGAAAAGACGCAAGCGCGAGTTTTGATCATGGATATGTCGATGTCGATGTACGCCACCGACGTCAAACCTAACCGATTAACCCAAGCTCGTTACAAGGCGTTGGATCTGCTCTCTCAATGGCGTGAAGGAGTAACAGGTATGGTCGCTTACGCGGGTGACGCTTATACTGTCAGCCCTCTTACTACCGACAGCGCGACCATCGCAAACTTCGTCCCTAACCTGTCACCAGATATTATGCCTTATCAAGGTGCTGATGCAGCCAAGGCGGTTGAGCGAAGTATCGAGATGCTGCAACGCACCAACGTCTCCCAGGGCGATCTGGTATTGATCGCTGACGACATCGACGACAACGAGAAAAGAGCGATCAATGACCTACTTTCTGGTACACCTTGGCGCTTGTCAGTTTTAGCCGTTGGCAGTCGAGCTGGTTCACCGATTACGCTGAGCAATGGTTCCATGCTCACTCAAGATTCAGGTCAAACCGTAATCGCCAAAAGTGACATCGGCAACATGCGTTCGATCAGCCAGTCTAACCAAGGTGCGTTTGCTTTGGTACAAGCTGACAACTCAGATATAGAGACAATCACTCAATTTATTGAATCTCATAGCCTGAGTGCTGAAGTGGAGAAGACAACACAAGGTGTGACTAGCCGCGTAAACCACGGCTTTTGGCTACTGCCATTGATTCTCTTTCCTGCGTTGGGGCTGTTTCGACCGGGCGTGATTTGGAGCGTGCTAGGCTTTGCGTTATTGGCGACTCAGCCAAACCCAGCATTCGCTAACCCTTGGCTTACTGATGATCAGATAGCCCATCAATACTATGAACAAGGTGACTTTGAGCAAGCAGCAAAACTGTTTACTGATCCTGAATGGAAAGGAGTCGCTCAATATCAAGCCGGACAATATCAAGAGGCAGAAAACACACTGTCTGCGTTAGATACAGAGCGTGCGCGCTACAACCACGCCAATGCTCTCGCACAGCAAGGGAAGTTCGAACCCGCCATTGACGAGTACAAACGCATCCTTAAGGACAACCCAAACCACACTTTTGCTAAAAGCAATTTAGAGCTTCTGGAGCAACAGCAACAGCAACAGCAACAGCAACAGCAAGATGATGATCAGAGCCAATCTCAAGATCAAGCGGACCAGCAAGGTCAGCAAGGTCAGCAAGGTCAGCAAGGTCAGCAAGGTCAGCAAGGTCAGCAAGGTCAGCAAGGTCAGCAAGGTCAGCAAGGAGAAAATGACCAAAACAAGGGAAGCTCGTCAAGCCCCCAAGACCAGTCACAACAATCGGCTTCAGATTCGAGTAGAGAACAGTCTCAGCCATCAGCAAACCAACAACAAAGCAGCAGCAGCAGTGGTGACGACCAAACATCATCGTCTGAACAGGAGCTATCGCAGGAAAACGGTAGCAATGCTAATCAAACCAAAGCTGATGAAGAGGATGAAAAACAAGGTTCAAGCGCCTCGGCTACGCCGACTGCAGCCCAGCAACAAGAGTCTGATTCCGAAGATTCGCCGCAAATGGCACATGCTCAACCCTCAGAAGCTTCGCAAGACCCAGACCGTAAAAAACTTGAGCAAGTCGAGAGCGCGCGCGACCCAAGCCGCTTGCTTCGAGCTCAAATGATGTTACAAGCGCAACAACAAGGCGCTCCGAATAACCAATCGAAAAAGTGGTAA
- the pstC gene encoding phosphate ABC transporter permease subunit PstC: protein MTIATNSEKLMTTDAKAISKPGLREKRRVDWKERIFHGLFLTSAVIGIVSLAVIAYFIVRESIPAFQEAGVSGIVLGQNWLPPALYGVATMIVASIVSTLGAVVVGVPVGVLTAIFIAEIAPKRLADIIRPAVELLAGIPSVVYGFFGLVIIVPMIQNIFSVPAGNTILAGIIVLGIMILPTVITVSETSIRAVPRAYKEGSLALGASKIFTIFKLLVPAARSGIMTGVILGIGRALGETMAIIMVMGNAPAMPEGILDSARTLTANIAIEMSYASGVHANALYATGVVLLVFIMMLNGALLYLNREKAK from the coding sequence ATGACCATCGCAACAAATAGTGAAAAGCTTATGACTACTGACGCAAAAGCGATCAGCAAGCCAGGCCTACGCGAAAAACGCCGCGTTGACTGGAAAGAGCGCATCTTCCACGGCTTGTTCCTAACGAGTGCTGTAATCGGCATCGTATCATTAGCAGTTATCGCATACTTCATCGTTCGAGAGAGTATCCCAGCATTCCAAGAAGCGGGCGTCTCGGGCATCGTTTTAGGCCAAAACTGGCTGCCACCAGCACTTTATGGTGTTGCAACCATGATTGTTGCTTCTATCGTTTCAACGTTAGGCGCGGTTGTCGTGGGTGTACCGGTTGGTGTTTTGACCGCTATCTTTATCGCTGAAATCGCACCAAAGCGTTTAGCTGACATCATCCGCCCTGCGGTTGAGCTTCTAGCTGGTATCCCTTCGGTGGTTTACGGCTTCTTCGGCCTTGTCATTATCGTTCCAATGATTCAGAACATTTTCTCAGTACCAGCGGGTAACACTATCCTGGCGGGTATTATTGTTCTGGGTATCATGATTCTACCGACTGTTATCACAGTATCTGAGACGTCGATTCGCGCGGTACCTCGCGCATACAAAGAAGGCTCTCTAGCGCTTGGTGCTTCTAAGATCTTTACCATCTTTAAACTTCTCGTTCCTGCTGCTCGTTCGGGCATCATGACAGGTGTGATTCTAGGTATCGGTCGTGCATTGGGTGAAACCATGGCAATCATCATGGTTATGGGTAACGCCCCAGCGATGCCTGAAGGCATTTTGGACTCTGCTCGTACACTAACAGCAAACATCGCGATTGAAATGTCGTACGCAAGTGGTGTTCATGCTAACGCTCTGTACGCAACGGGTGTGGTACTTCTAGTGTTCATCATGATGCTAAATGGTGCTCTACTTTATCTAAACCGCGAAAAAGCAAAGTAA
- the pstB gene encoding phosphate ABC transporter ATP-binding protein PstB produces MNKFDIENLDLFYGENQALKSINLPIPTRQVTALIGPSGCGKSTLLRCLNRMNDLIEGVTIKGKLDMDGTNIYGDIDVADLRIRVGMVFQKPNPFPMSIYENVAYGLRAQGIKDKKYIDEVVERSLRGAALWDEVKDRLKSHAFGLSGGQQQRLCIARTIAMEPDVILMDEPTSALDPIATHKIEELMEDLKKNYTIVIVTHSMQQARRISDRTAFFLMGELVEHDDTQVIFSDPKDDRTKGYVNGDFG; encoded by the coding sequence ATGAACAAATTTGATATTGAAAACCTAGATCTGTTTTACGGCGAAAACCAAGCACTTAAATCTATCAACCTACCAATTCCAACGCGCCAAGTAACAGCTCTGATTGGTCCATCAGGTTGTGGTAAATCAACACTACTACGTTGCCTGAACCGCATGAACGACCTAATCGAAGGCGTGACGATTAAGGGCAAGCTAGATATGGATGGTACGAACATCTATGGTGACATCGATGTTGCTGACCTACGTATCCGTGTTGGTATGGTTTTCCAAAAGCCGAACCCATTCCCAATGAGCATTTACGAGAACGTGGCATACGGTCTGCGCGCTCAAGGTATCAAAGATAAGAAGTACATTGATGAAGTCGTAGAGCGATCACTGCGTGGTGCCGCACTTTGGGATGAGGTGAAAGATCGTTTGAAATCTCACGCATTTGGTCTGTCGGGTGGTCAGCAGCAGCGTCTATGTATTGCTCGTACTATCGCAATGGAACCAGATGTGATTTTGATGGATGAACCTACATCGGCACTGGATCCAATTGCAACACACAAGATCGAAGAGCTGATGGAAGATCTGAAAAAGAACTACACCATCGTTATCGTTACTCACTCAATGCAACAAGCTCGTCGTATTTCAGACCGCACTGCATTCTTCCTAATGGGTGAACTGGTTGAGCACGATGACACACAAGTTATTTTCAGTGACCCGAAAGACGACCGTACTAAGGGTTATGTAAATGGTGACTTTGGTTAA